The genomic region TTCGACGACATCACGCACGTCGTCTACGCCGCAGGTTCCGCTGAGACCGAAGGCGTCGGCGAGGAACGCGCGATCGACCGCGACGCCGTCATGCGCACCGCCGATTACGCGAAGCGCCGCCGCGTGCGGCAACTGGTCGTGGTGAGCGCGTTGTCGGCGTACCGGCCGCAGGCAAGCCCCCTCGCGCTGCGCCATTATTCGCGGATGAAGCGCCAAGCCGACGACTACGTCGCGCGTCGCGGCGTGCCCTACGCCATTCTTCGCCCCGGCCCGCTTTCGGATGCGCCGGCGCGCGGGACCATCGCGCTCGCGGACGAACGCGTGGAACAGATGCCCGCGGTGTCGCGCGAAGATGTCGCCGAAGTCGTCGTTCGATGCCTCGCGCTCGGGGTGACGAATCGCACGATCGGCTTCGTCGGCGGCGACGCGCCCATCGACGATGCGCTCGACGCGCTCGTCGCGGCCACGGCCTGACGCGCGGTCTCGTCAGCGCGCCCCGACCAGCCGATAACCCACGCCCGTTTCCGTGACGATATGCTCGGGCTGCGCGGCATCGCGCTCGAGCTTCTGCCGCAGATGCGCCATGTAGATGCGCAAGTAGTGCGGACTTTCGACATGCGACGGCCCCCACACTTCCCGCAGCAAGTGCCGGTGCGTCAGCACGCGCCCGGCGTCGCGCACGAGCGTCGCCAGAAGCCGGTATTCGGTCGGCGTCAGATGCACCGTCTCGCCGTCTCGCGTCACGCGCCGCAGCGCGAGATCGACGCTCACATCGCCGAAATTCACGACCGGCGTCTCGCTTCCCGCCGCCTGATTGCGCCGCCGCAAGTGCGCCCGGATGCGCGCCATCAGTTCGGAGACGCCGAAGGGCTTGGTCAGATAATCGTCCGCGCCGGCATCGAGTGCGGCGACCTTCTGTTCTTCCTGCGTGCGCGCGGACAGCACGATCACCGGCACCTCGGACCAGCTTCGCAATTCGCGGATCACGTCGAGGCCGTCCGTGTCCGGCAAGCCCAGATCGACGATGACGAGATCGGGCTTGCGCGTCGCGGCCGCGATCAGCCCTTGCTGGCCGGTTTCCGCTTCGTGCACGCTCATGTTCTGCGCTTCGAGCGACACGCGCACGAAGCGGCGGATCTGCTT from Caballeronia sp. Lep1P3 harbors:
- a CDS encoding SDR family oxidoreductase, which translates into the protein MAMKVLLIGAHGRTGRHVARRLHEEGIGFRALLRKSAHKSEFAALGAEIVLGDLTHDFSHAFDDITHVVYAAGSAETEGVGEERAIDRDAVMRTADYAKRRRVRQLVVVSALSAYRPQASPLALRHYSRMKRQADDYVARRGVPYAILRPGPLSDAPARGTIALADERVEQMPAVSREDVAEVVVRCLALGVTNRTIGFVGGDAPIDDALDALVAATA
- the kdpE gene encoding two-component system response regulator KdpE, yielding MSEPSFTVVLIEDEKQIRRFVRVSLEAQNMSVHEAETGQQGLIAAATRKPDLVIVDLGLPDTDGLDVIRELRSWSEVPVIVLSARTQEEQKVAALDAGADDYLTKPFGVSELMARIRAHLRRRNQAAGSETPVVNFGDVSVDLALRRVTRDGETVHLTPTEYRLLATLVRDAGRVLTHRHLLREVWGPSHVESPHYLRIYMAHLRQKLERDAAQPEHIVTETGVGYRLVGAR